From Halomicrobium salinisoli, the proteins below share one genomic window:
- a CDS encoding helix-turn-helix domain-containing protein, translating to MRYVRIRVTPRGRAAFHPLGERLAEDPDVIRGAIHQMDLLADGTGVMLAEARGDQERYEEILETSEHVLDFAVTGAEGWWYSYTHFEPTPLTERMVRRREESEAVMEMPVEVEEDGSLLITLVGDEANFADAMPPDADVYDVEMLSTGERPPEGDDPFADLTGRQREILDAAVRLGYYRNPRDATHEDVAERVGTTPSTVGEHLRKIESRVFSRFVREGGRADPD from the coding sequence ATGCGGTACGTCAGGATACGGGTGACGCCGCGGGGGAGGGCCGCGTTCCACCCGCTCGGGGAGCGACTGGCCGAGGACCCCGACGTGATCCGCGGCGCGATCCACCAGATGGACCTGCTGGCCGACGGCACCGGCGTGATGCTGGCCGAGGCGCGGGGCGACCAGGAGCGCTACGAGGAGATCCTCGAGACCAGCGAGCACGTCCTCGACTTCGCCGTCACCGGCGCCGAGGGGTGGTGGTACTCGTACACGCACTTCGAGCCGACGCCGCTGACGGAGCGCATGGTCCGGCGTCGCGAGGAGTCCGAGGCCGTGATGGAGATGCCCGTCGAGGTCGAGGAAGACGGGTCGCTGCTGATCACCCTCGTGGGGGACGAGGCCAACTTCGCCGACGCGATGCCGCCCGACGCGGACGTCTACGACGTGGAGATGCTTTCGACCGGCGAGCGCCCGCCCGAGGGCGACGATCCCTTCGCCGACCTCACCGGCCGCCAGCGCGAGATCCTCGACGCGGCCGTGCGCCTGGGCTACTACCGCAACCCCCGCGATGCCACCCACGAGGACGTCGCCGAGCGGGTCGGGACGACGCCCTCCACCGTCGGCGAACACCTCCGGAAGATCGAGTCCCGCGTGTTCTCCCGGTTCGTCCGGGAGGGCGGCAGGGCTGACCCCGACTGA